A window from Theobroma cacao cultivar B97-61/B2 chromosome 3, Criollo_cocoa_genome_V2, whole genome shotgun sequence encodes these proteins:
- the LOC18606793 gene encoding mitogen-activated protein kinase kinase 10, with product MTLVRERRHQQGLRLSLPPPLPAADFRQRTHYAALLSAIGPTSPDIESLSDLEKLSVIGHGNGGTVYKVRNRKSSSVYALKVLRFDQNAAIIRRQAACEAEILKRVDSQFVVKCHAVFDAIGGELCFVMEYMERGSLYDELSVRVNLPEDVISGVAQRVLRGLHYLHGMQIVHGDIKPSNLLINGKGDVKIADFGVSKIVVGTRNACDTCMGTCAYMSPERVDPERWNGCDADGFAGDVWSLGVVVLECFVGHYPLIGLGEKPDWAALMCAICFGERLEMPETASPEFRSFVRRCLEKEWRKRGTVDELLGHPFVNRSFGGSSNEGFIDFALHH from the coding sequence ATGACActagttagagagagaaggcACCAGCAGGGACTCCGTTTATCCCTACCACCACCACTACCTGCAGCTGATTTCCGGCAACGGACTCATTACGCGGCGTTGCTGTCAGCCATTGGTCCGACATCTCCAGACATCGAAAGCCTCTCCGACCTCGAGAAACTATCTGTCATTGGCCACGGCAATGGTGGCACTGTGTACAAAGTCCGTAACCGTAAAAGCTCATCCGTTTACGCTCTAAAAGTTCTACGTTTCGATCAGAATGCGGCCATAATACGGCGCCAAGCGGCGTGTGAAGCTGAAATCCTGAAAAGGGTAGATTCCCAATTCGTCGTGAAATGCCATGCGGTGTTCGACGCCATAGGAGGAGAGCTCTGTTTCGTTATGGAGTACATGGAGAGAGGCTCCTTGTACGATGAACTCTCCGTCAGGGTGAATTTGCCCGAAGATGTTATTTCCGGTGTTGCGCAAAGAGTTTTACGAGGGTTGCATTATCTGCATGGGATGCAAATCGTGCATGGCGATATAAAACCATCGAATCTACTGATAAATGGGAAAGGAGACGTGAAGATTGCAGATTTTGGAGTGAGCAAGATTGTCGTAGGCACCCGTAACGCTTGCGACACGTGCATGGGAACATGCGCTTACATGAGCCCAGAAAGGGTCGATCCCGAGAGGTGGAACGGGTGCGACGCCGACGGTTTCGCCGGTGACGTTTGGTCGCTGGGCGTGGTGGTCTTAGAATGTTTTGTGGGTCATTATCCGTTGATTGGTCTAGGGGAAAAACCCGATTGGGCGGCTTTGATGTGTGCTATATGCTTCGGGGAGAGGTTGGAGATGCCCGAGACGGCTTCGCCGGAGTTTAGGAGCTTTGTAAGGAGGTGTTTGGAGAAAGAATGGAGAAAGAGAGGGACAGTGGATGAGCTTCTTGGTCACCCTTTTGTGAATAGGAGTTTTGGAGGAAGTTCTAATGAAGGATTCATCGATTTTGCTTTGCACCATTGA
- the LOC18606794 gene encoding uncharacterized protein LOC18606794 isoform X1, protein MNSSSPANSSISTTAILGGGASTTNAGLEDFHFPSDLISIQDRKDEAMRVLKSDLMAALNEEVKSLDEDNWKFEGPRSRIHLISRPGGLLQKQMELTKNRSMAPPK, encoded by the exons ATGAATAGTTCATCACCGGCAAACTCATCAATATCAACAACAGCAATCCTTGGAGGAGGAGCAAGTACCACCAATGCTGGTTTGGAGGATTTCCATTTCCCTTCTGATCTTATCTCTATCCAAGATCGCAAGGATGAGGCCATGCGTG TTCTAAAATCTGATTTGATGGCTGCACTCAACGAAGAGGTTAAATCATTGGATGAAGATAACTGGAAATTTGAAGGTCCTCGTTCCCGCATCCATCTGATATCAAGACCAG GTGGACTTCTACAGAAGCAGATGGAATTGACAAAGAATCGTAGCATGGCACCCCCAAAATGA
- the LOC18606794 gene encoding uncharacterized protein LOC18606794 isoform X2 — protein sequence MNSSSPANSSISTTAILGGGASTTNAGLEDFHFPSDLISIQDRKDEAMRVLKSDLMAALNEEVKSLDEDNWKFEGPRSRIHLISRPDLHHKGVAKLLACPER from the exons ATGAATAGTTCATCACCGGCAAACTCATCAATATCAACAACAGCAATCCTTGGAGGAGGAGCAAGTACCACCAATGCTGGTTTGGAGGATTTCCATTTCCCTTCTGATCTTATCTCTATCCAAGATCGCAAGGATGAGGCCATGCGTG TTCTAAAATCTGATTTGATGGCTGCACTCAACGAAGAGGTTAAATCATTGGATGAAGATAACTGGAAATTTGAAGGTCCTCGTTCCCGCATCCATCTGATATCAAGACCAG ACCTACATCATAAGGGAGTGGCAAAGTTACTGGCATGTCCTGAAAGGTAG
- the LOC18606795 gene encoding uncharacterized protein LOC18606795 isoform X1, with translation MATRQYNRLCFYQKLAILWMFFSGAVSCMHVFSSSSEVEMNGPPDSQNSDARNYIMKSYFDKYENLHDSSFEDFMVHELSSGLCEVFPDKLNINVRLSVLELSLLGEGSHRHLSSSIRLQIEAESIAKLPDHFCEVIIIQRLPLGVFADPFELQHLHERKVFTNIAVFGDTDLELPSFRSNRSVVEVHMDAGSNILSGRNNGLEINVQFPLHARYQPLDESGYSIVEIGEPDVLMSCSMEGKHHKQSCLYMSPHDSAKSRTGSVAWRIPSGKKAHAGFVSVVTFGTAFLSTLSIVLTSICCSGVNVSKNLKQS, from the exons ATGGCAACTAGACAGTATAACCGGTTATGCTTTTATCAGAAACTTGCAATCCTGTGGATGTTCTTTTCTGGTGCTGTCTCTTGCATGCATGTCTTCTCATCGTCAAGTGAG GTCGAAATGAATGGACCACCGGATTCGCAGAACTCAGATGCCAGGAACTATATTATGAAATCTTATTTTGACAAATATGAGAACCTGCATGATTCAAGCTTCGAAGATTTTATGGTGCATGAACTTTCTTCCGGTTTGTGTGAAGTGTTTCCAGATAAGCTGAATATTAATGTGAGGCTATCAGTTCTAGAGCTCTCTCTACTTGGTGAAGGTTCTCATCGTCATTTGTCTTCGTCTATCAGATTGCAGATTGAGGCAGAGTCCATTGCTAAATTGCCTGATCATTTTTGTGAAGTTATAATTATACAAAGACTACCCCTTGGAGTATTTGCTGACCCGTTTGAGTTACAACATCTTCATGAGCGGAAGG TGTTTACAAATATAGCTGTTTTTGGAGACACTGACTTAGAATTGCCTTCATTTCGGTCCAATCGATCTGTTGTTGAAGTTCACATGGATGCCGGATCCAACATCTTGTCAGGGCGGAATAATGGACTGGAAATCAATGTACAGTTTCCACTACATGCACGATATCAG CCCTTAGATGAAAGTGGCTATTCGATTGTTGAAATTGGTGAACCTGATGTATTGATGAGCTGCAGCATGGAAGGAAAGCACCATAAACAGAGCTGTTTGTACATGTCACCCCACGACAGTGCTAAATCCAGAACCGGTTCTGTAGCATGGAGAATACCTTCTGGAAAAAAGGCACATGCCGGATTTGTATCAGTTGTTACCTTCGGTACTGCCTTCTTATCAACTCTTTCAATTGTATTGACATCTATATGTTGTTCAGGCGTCAATGTGTCCAAAAACTTGAAACAATCTTAG
- the LOC18606795 gene encoding uncharacterized protein LOC18606795 isoform X2, producing the protein MNGPPDSQNSDARNYIMKSYFDKYENLHDSSFEDFMVHELSSGLCEVFPDKLNINVRLSVLELSLLGEGSHRHLSSSIRLQIEAESIAKLPDHFCEVIIIQRLPLGVFADPFELQHLHERKVFTNIAVFGDTDLELPSFRSNRSVVEVHMDAGSNILSGRNNGLEINVQFPLHARYQPLDESGYSIVEIGEPDVLMSCSMEGKHHKQSCLYMSPHDSAKSRTGSVAWRIPSGKKAHAGFVSVVTFGTAFLSTLSIVLTSICCSGVNVSKNLKQS; encoded by the exons ATGAATGGACCACCGGATTCGCAGAACTCAGATGCCAGGAACTATATTATGAAATCTTATTTTGACAAATATGAGAACCTGCATGATTCAAGCTTCGAAGATTTTATGGTGCATGAACTTTCTTCCGGTTTGTGTGAAGTGTTTCCAGATAAGCTGAATATTAATGTGAGGCTATCAGTTCTAGAGCTCTCTCTACTTGGTGAAGGTTCTCATCGTCATTTGTCTTCGTCTATCAGATTGCAGATTGAGGCAGAGTCCATTGCTAAATTGCCTGATCATTTTTGTGAAGTTATAATTATACAAAGACTACCCCTTGGAGTATTTGCTGACCCGTTTGAGTTACAACATCTTCATGAGCGGAAGG TGTTTACAAATATAGCTGTTTTTGGAGACACTGACTTAGAATTGCCTTCATTTCGGTCCAATCGATCTGTTGTTGAAGTTCACATGGATGCCGGATCCAACATCTTGTCAGGGCGGAATAATGGACTGGAAATCAATGTACAGTTTCCACTACATGCACGATATCAG CCCTTAGATGAAAGTGGCTATTCGATTGTTGAAATTGGTGAACCTGATGTATTGATGAGCTGCAGCATGGAAGGAAAGCACCATAAACAGAGCTGTTTGTACATGTCACCCCACGACAGTGCTAAATCCAGAACCGGTTCTGTAGCATGGAGAATACCTTCTGGAAAAAAGGCACATGCCGGATTTGTATCAGTTGTTACCTTCGGTACTGCCTTCTTATCAACTCTTTCAATTGTATTGACATCTATATGTTGTTCAGGCGTCAATGTGTCCAAAAACTTGAAACAATCTTAG
- the LOC18606796 gene encoding syntaxin-22: MSFQDLEAGRPFASRQSLINGKQDATQAVASGIFQINTAVSTFQRLVNTLGTPKDTPELREKLHKTRLHIGQLVKDTSAKLKQASETDHRAEVSASKKITDAKLAKDFQAVLKEFQKAQRLAAERETAYTPFVPQTVLPSSYTAGEIDVGSDKSAEQRALLVESRRQEVLLLDNEIAFNEAIIEEREQGIQEIQQQIGEVNEIFKDLAVLVHEQGTIIDDIGTHIENSQAATGQAKSQLVKAAKTQRSNSSLTCLLLVIFGIVLLIVIIVLAA; the protein is encoded by the exons ATGAGCTTTCAAGATCTGGAAGCTGGACGGCCGTTCGCGTCGAGGCAAAGCCTGATTAACGGAAAGCAAGACGCCACGCAAGCAGTGGCTTCTGGCATTTTCCAGATCAACACCGCCGTTTCCACCTTCCAGCGACTCGTCAATACCCTCGGGACTCCTAAGGACACGCCTGAGCTCCGAGAAAAGCT GCATAAAACGAGGCTACATATCGGGCAATTAGTGAAGGACACTTCGGCTAAACTTAAACAAGCTAGTGAAACAGATCACCGTGCTGAAGTTAGC GCAAGCAAGAAGATAACAGATGCTAAACTTGCAAAAGATTTTCAAGCAGTTTTGAAAGAGTTTCAGAAGGCTCAACGGCTTGCCGCTGAAAGGGAAACAGCATACACTCCTTTTGTTCCCCAGACAGTTCTTCCCTCAAG CTACACGGCCGGTGAGATAGATGTAGGTTCAGATAAAAGTGCTGAACAGCGAGCCCTTCTTGTGGAATCAAGAAG ACAGGAGGTCTTGCTGTTGGATAATGAAATTGCTTTTAATGAGGCTATCATTGAGGAAAGAGAACAAGGAATTCAAGAAATTCAGCAGCAAATTGGTGAGGTCAACGAGATCTTCAAAGACCTTGCTGTGCTAGTTCATGAGCAAGGAACTATAATTG ATGACATTGGGACCCATATTGAAAATTCACAGGCTGCCACTGGACAGGCAAAATCCCAACTTGTGAAAGCTGCAAAGACCCAAAGATCAAATTCTTCTTTG ACCTGCTTGCTCCTGGTGATATTTGGTATTGTGCTTCTCATCGTGATCATAGTACTAGCAGCCTGA
- the LOC18606797 gene encoding binding partner of ACD11 1 encodes MSSIKTVKVSNVSLGATQRDVKEFFSFSGDIEYVEMQSDNEQSQVAYVTFKDSQGAETAVLLTGAIIVDLSVSITLAPDYKLPPAAFLPPSAIQNKTPGGGDSAIRKAEDVVSGMLAKGFILGKDAVNKAKTFDEKHQLTSTASAKVASFDKKIGFTEKITAGTTVVSGKVREVDQKFQVSEKTKSAFAAAEQKVSSAGSAIMKNRYVFTGASWVTGAFNKVAKAAGDVGQKTKEKVGEAEEERKRKVVDDFAQIHLSESPKASAPSEQPLSKPAPAQGLIL; translated from the exons ATGTCGTCG ATTAAGACTGTTAAAGTCAGCAATGTCTCTTTAGGAGCAACTCAGCGAGATGTCAAAGagttcttttccttttctggtGATATTGAATATGTTGAAATGCAGAG CGATAATGAGCAGTCCCAAGTTGCCTATGTTACCTTCAAGGATTCACAAGGAGCAGAGACTGCTGTTCTTCTTACG GGAGCAATAATAGTTGATCTATCTGTCAGCATTACTTTAGCTCCAGACTACAAGCTGCCCCCTGCTGCTTTTTTACCACCCTCT GcaatacaaaataaaactccCGGTGGTGGTGATTCTGCTATTCGAAAGGCTGAGGATGTTGTTAGTGGCATGCTTGCTAAGGGATTTATCTTAGGCAAAGATGCAGTCAACAAGGCAAAAACCTTTGATGAGAAGCACCAGTTAACATCAACAGCCTCAGCCAAGGTAGCATCTTTTGACAAGAAAATTGGGTTCACTGAGAAGATAACTGCTGGTACTACTGTTGTTAGTGGCAAAGTACGAGAAGTGGATCAGAAATTTCAGGTTTCAGAGAAAACCAAATCAGCTTTTGCTGCTGCTGAGCAAAAGGTTAGCAGTGCAGGATCTGCCATAATGAAGAACAGGTATGTATTCACTGGAGCTTCGTGGGTAACAGGTGCTTTCAATAAGGTTGCAAAAGCAGCAGGAGACGTTGGCCagaagacaaaagaaaaagtgggAGAGGCTGAAGAGGAACGGAAAAGAAAAGTGGTTGATGACTTTGCGCAGATTCATCTATCTGAGTCCCCTAAAGCATCTGCACCAAGTGAACAACCACTTTCAAAGCCTGCACCCGCTCAAGGATTGATCCTTTGA
- the LOC18606798 gene encoding 50S ribosomal protein L25 gives MATLIHRTLSNRTLHLRFFSQAALALDKSSLTSPSLSPSSPFPLTYLEGFPKPDPKYAETILAIPRATSGKSIAAKERKVGRLPSIVFEQEDGQHGGNKRLISVQINQIRKLVKHLGQSFFLSRLFDLEVRSEFGTGDLIEKVRVLPRKLHLHAGTDAPLNVTFIRAPSHALLKVDVPVVFRGEDVSPGLRKGSYLNIIKRTLKFRCPADIVPPYIDVDLSELDVGQKLVMGDLEVHPALKLIQSKDEPVVKIMGARVSDQQRKK, from the exons ATGGCTACGTTGATCCATCGCACACTATCCAACCGAACCCTTCACCTTCGCTTCTTCTCCCAAGCCGCTCTCGCGCTCGACAAATCATCATTGACATCACCATCACTATCACCATCTTCTCCATTTCCATTGACCTACCTCGAAGGCTTCCCCAAGCCCGACCCTAAATACGCCGAGACTATACTAGCCATCCCACGCGCCACCTCCGGAAAAAGCATCGCcgccaaagaaagaaaagtggGCCGACTCCCTAGCATCGTTTTCGAGCAAGAAGATGGGCAACATGGAGGCAACAAGAGGCTCATTTCTGTTCAGATCAATCAGATCAGAAAATTGGTTAAACATCTGGGCcaatcttttttcctttctaggCTTTTCGATCTTGAGGTTCGCTCAGAGTTTGGGACCGGTGATTTGATTGAGAAAGTCCGGGTTCTCCCCAGGAAG CTTCATTTGCATGCGGGGACTGATGCACCTCTTAATGTGACCTTCATAAGGGCGCCTTCCCATGCTTTGTTGAAGGTGGATGTTCCTGTTGTGTTCAGAGGAGAAGATGTATCCCCTGGACTCAGGAAAG GGTCATACTTGAATATTATCAAGAGGACTCTTAAGTTCCGATGCCCAGCAGATATTGTTCCTCCATATATTGATGTTGATTTAAGTGAGTTGGATGTTGGCCAGAAGTTGGTAATGGGAGACCTCGAGGTTCATCCAGCTCTAAAGCTTATTCAGTCAAAAGATGAGCCTGTTGTTAAGATTATGGGAGCTAGAGTTTCAGACCAACAGAGGAAGAAATAA
- the LOC18606799 gene encoding uncharacterized protein LOC18606799 isoform X1: MQMKYQPRKQNNHSSPVCRGRENQSWGNHYVKYETSLSTSRKTEKTLNVSNGESFIQVRFLGRPAAHFILWAAVLLQGGRVCDCLPCCLPCPCNTDDSTAAATGVVREGSTCSTHGDCAGISCKSGFGFCADSICTCSIGNTRY; encoded by the exons ATGCAAATGAAGTACCAACCCAGAAAGCAGAATAATCACTCTTCTCCCGTCTGTAGAGGGCGAGAAAACCAGAGTTGGG GAAATCACTACGTTAAGTACGAAACAAGCCTTTCCACATCCAGAAAAACAGAGAAAACATTGAACGTTAGCAATGGAGAAAGCTTCATTCAAGTTCGGTTTCTTGGTCGTCCTGCTGCTCATTTCATCCT TTGGGCTGCTGTCCTCCTGCAGGGAGGTAGGGTATGCGACTGTCTCCCATGCTGTTTACCTTGCCCTTGCAATACAGATGACTCAACTGCGGCTGCCACCGGCGTCGTTCGTGAAGGTAGTACGTGTTCCACCCATGGCGACTGCGCCGGTATATCTTGTAAATCGGGCTTTGGCTTTTGTGCTGATAGCATTTGCACATGTTCCATCGGCAATACCCGGTACTGA
- the LOC18606799 gene encoding uncharacterized protein LOC18606799 isoform X2 produces the protein MEKASFKFGFLVVLLLISSFGLLSSCREVGYATVSHAVYLALAIQMTQLRLPPASFVKVVRVPPMATAPVYLVNRALAFVLIAFAHVPSAIPGTDNNSKKERRR, from the exons ATGGAGAAAGCTTCATTCAAGTTCGGTTTCTTGGTCGTCCTGCTGCTCATTTCATCCT TTGGGCTGCTGTCCTCCTGCAGGGAGGTAGGGTATGCGACTGTCTCCCATGCTGTTTACCTTGCCCTTGCAATACAGATGACTCAACTGCGGCTGCCACCGGCGTCGTTCGTGAAGGTAGTACGTGTTCCACCCATGGCGACTGCGCCGGTATATCTTGTAAATCGGGCTTTGGCTTTTGTGCTGATAGCATTTGCACATGTTCCATCGGCAATACCCGGTACTGATAATAATTCTAAGAAAGAAAGGCGACGCTAA
- the LOC18606800 gene encoding uncharacterized protein LOC18606800, with amino-acid sequence MLKRIYDGVFKGLEGDSQRGHTVYNSQHDLLCNTQFDLRCDICGSSDILMLSTRFWKQKICAAHQHDKTLICSGCERYKPRNERYVELGSGGWQVCHDCCSTAVNSAEKLKTLIGKVQALFRESKLVVGKDIPIFLVTADELGKFLNSHEVEKWAVISIPNDASVVKPPRYEDVGEEVREGLCHMMAYKWLEFSKSDVEGCFCLTDEQSEYAKDFRTYLKQKMKGARYRVADIQRFMEAKHEADERGQAAPETIDGIDGFKNVMHAVDKYGLAYTLDFVAHKKTLPK; translated from the exons ATgttgaaaagaatttatgaTGGAGTGTTCAAAGGGTTGGAGGGCGATTCTCAAAGAGGTCATACGGTTTACAATAGCCAACATGACCTGCTCTGTAACACCCAATTTGACCTGCGTTGTGATATCTGTGGTTCATCG GATATTTTGATGCTAAGTACAAGATTttggaaacaaaaaatttgtgCAGCACATCAGCACGACAAGACTCTAATATGTAGCGGCTGTGAAAGATATAAG CCAAGAAATGAAAGATACGTCGAGCTTGGCAGTGGTGGGTGGCAAGTCTGCCATGATTGCTGTTCTACAGCAGTGAATAGCGCAGAGAAACTGAAAACACTAATCGGAAAAGTGCAAGCACTTTTCCGAGAATCAAAACTAGTAGTTGGGAAAGACATCCCAATTTTCCTAGTGACTGCAGATGAGCTTGGCAAGTTTCTGAATTCTCATGAG GTTGAGAAATGGGCAGTCATTAGCATACCAAATGATGCAAGTGTGGTTAAACCTCCAAG ATATGAAGATGTTGGAGAAGAAGTTAGGGAAGGGCTATGTCATATGATGGCATACAAGTGGCTGGAATTCTCAAAATCCGACGTTGAGGGTTGTTTTTGTTTGACGGATGAGCAGAGTGAATATGCAAAAGATTTCAGAACTTATCTTAAACAAAAGATGAAAGGAGCACGTTACAGGGTTGCTGATATCCAGCGGTTTATGGAAGCAAAGCATGAAGCCGATGAACGTGGCCAAGCTGCACCTGAAACCATTGATGGTATCGATGGGTTCAAAAATGTCATGCATGCAGTAGATAAATATGGCTTAGCATATACATTAGACTTCGTTGCCCATAAGAAAACGCTCCCAAAATAG
- the LOC18606801 gene encoding uncharacterized protein LOC18606801 yields the protein MFRQCLRVLQNLGHPDPTLLVGVTFLFHTMEVPLAALLMLMGFILFSMASDMNMQHLEDLRRFGNLLVWFARQCFSAVEGVDIRVWLLALLLPRCGLGAELTIMAMLVGCIVFLLILIVKLDKDLVEALFHLHQASSQ from the exons ATGTTTCGGCAGTGTCTGAGGGTGCTCCAGAACCTTGGCCATCCTGATCCAACCCTGCTTGTTGGAGTGACCTTCTTGTTTCACACCATGGAAGTTCCGTTGGCAGCTCTTTTGATGCTGATGGGGTTTATACTTTTCTCCATGGCTTCGGATATGAACATGCAGCACCTGGAAGATCTTCGACGATTTGGGAATCTACTGGTCTGGTTTGCCAGACAG TGTTTCTCTGCGGTGGAGGGCGTTGACATCAGGGTGTGGCTATTGGCCCTGTTACTCCCTCGTTGTGGTTTAGGAGCTGAGCTGACGATTATGGCGATGCTGGTGGGCTGTATAGTTTTCCTTCTGATCTTGATAGTGAAGCTGGATAAAGATTTGGTCGAGGCACTCTTTCATCTGCATCAGGCATCAAGCCAATAG